A window of the Chitinispirillales bacterium ANBcel5 genome harbors these coding sequences:
- a CDS encoding tetratricopeptide repeat protein, translating into MSKQRTIAQKALIFFLLLAVPFGLSADETLQNLMDAENYREALDYADEQIPPAQRTPEVWVKIAQANEKLGMIEKALAAYLVSSRMDANHYQSLLGAAKIYNSLGQSQNAMTFANRALEQDFTAEASWEYARACIDLDRSSDAKKALEKVIETDSANIIANRELGNIYINEGEYHRAIPLLKRALMEKEEGQILYSIGLAYVEIGVADSALAYLNAAVEKETNVSEASLLIARANFGLENYSEAARGFDNVQQDMMESMDYYMKAISKEQINDQQGAINAFSNAVSSFGESTEKEALFSREKVARNHLKNKDFGDALPHLEFIRNADENGEIVSDVYFLLADAHEGQQNSTEAIKHLERAIALNPNDVEGYARLADLYENNNMDQKAKETLEAMMALSPNDPSVFLSLGQYNLDAQRYEEALEHFETSNNLENSAAASEGIAIAAYNTENLQKAKSAATRALELDENRWEARKILADVLLTESDFQNAQGHFEALVEKEPRNMEFLVNLATCYYNTDSADELAETDKKIVELDQGNSESRLRLARYADENNDTETALSMYLDLAELTPEDAEVFRRLFHLHQQKGEKQASVDALRTYLELNPQDAVAQRDLGDALYEMDQLDGALVAYRAAIEIDPDIKGFYQRYAEIVIAKGEEGEVITALTGVIESGDADFSTYTTLGMIYQRRGNHEEAIDMYQDALQLDPTNTDALSALARSQAASGDVNGAIITYEQTVMMNSEAVEEYKELGELYQGQGREAEALRAFRRYLDRNPDDVELAKTVGEASFENEEFEDAAKYLEPVTKVSNDIELLIMYAEACFKSGRYSQAAQTIKEFRDRRLRVPTLRRMLMMLAQSYENDEDMENAAKAYLDYISVPGTEDADAAYKTANLHEEIDISKAITIYENNIKSYPQDFRNVLRLGLLYAEDEENQERAVALLEQSTEFADSLPEVWLEMAQVHGNLGNEDQELEAYQNYVQADPQHLEANKRIGILLMRKGEVNEALINLEIANTLEPNDPDVMAMLARGYISTERVEKAIELLEKAKVVRSDDPDIRYQLFQLYEKTGQTEKAQAEIEELVELQHDNRFLLMYAQALISQENFSDAEDALLDILATDPENIDALLLLARVQRKQENFEQALETYEEIEFIDRSHPRALYERAETYIEMSRFTWAETFYNRALRADPQFAVAKVGLARLAKVRRNEELYLQLLQEARELDPDDPEVLEELRKAGK; encoded by the coding sequence ATGTCGAAACAGAGGACCATTGCACAGAAGGCTCTGATATTTTTTCTTTTGCTTGCCGTTCCATTTGGGCTCTCAGCGGATGAAACGCTTCAGAACTTAATGGATGCTGAAAACTACAGAGAAGCACTGGACTATGCAGATGAACAGATTCCGCCTGCTCAGAGGACCCCTGAGGTATGGGTAAAGATTGCTCAGGCTAATGAAAAACTTGGTATGATAGAAAAGGCTTTGGCTGCTTACCTTGTATCTTCCCGAATGGATGCTAACCATTACCAGTCACTTTTGGGTGCTGCAAAAATCTATAACTCGCTTGGCCAGTCCCAAAATGCCATGACTTTCGCAAACAGGGCTCTTGAGCAGGATTTCACTGCTGAAGCCAGTTGGGAATACGCTCGTGCATGTATCGATCTGGATCGCTCCTCTGATGCAAAAAAGGCACTCGAGAAGGTAATAGAAACCGATTCTGCTAACATCATTGCTAACCGTGAGCTTGGAAATATCTACATCAATGAAGGTGAATACCACAGGGCAATACCTCTGCTTAAACGTGCTTTGATGGAAAAAGAAGAGGGGCAGATACTTTATAGCATCGGTTTGGCTTATGTTGAAATAGGCGTAGCTGACAGCGCTCTTGCCTATCTCAATGCTGCAGTAGAAAAAGAGACCAATGTTTCGGAAGCGTCTTTGCTTATTGCACGAGCCAATTTTGGTCTTGAGAATTACAGCGAGGCAGCAAGAGGCTTTGATAATGTGCAGCAAGACATGATGGAGTCTATGGATTATTACATGAAAGCGATATCCAAAGAGCAGATTAATGATCAACAGGGTGCCATTAACGCTTTCAGTAATGCTGTGAGCAGTTTTGGTGAAAGTACAGAGAAAGAAGCACTTTTTTCACGGGAAAAGGTTGCACGTAATCATCTAAAAAATAAGGATTTTGGTGATGCGCTGCCACATCTTGAGTTCATCAGGAACGCAGATGAAAATGGTGAAATCGTTTCCGATGTCTATTTTCTCCTGGCTGATGCCCATGAGGGACAGCAAAACAGCACAGAAGCGATTAAACACCTGGAAAGAGCGATCGCTCTGAATCCCAATGATGTTGAAGGATACGCTCGTCTGGCTGATCTTTATGAAAACAACAATATGGATCAGAAGGCCAAAGAAACACTTGAAGCGATGATGGCCCTTAGCCCCAACGATCCGAGCGTATTCCTCTCCTTGGGCCAGTATAATCTTGATGCTCAAAGGTATGAAGAGGCACTTGAGCACTTTGAAACAAGTAATAACCTTGAAAACAGTGCTGCCGCTTCAGAAGGTATTGCAATCGCTGCTTATAATACCGAAAATCTTCAAAAAGCAAAATCGGCAGCTACCAGGGCACTTGAACTCGATGAAAATAGATGGGAAGCGAGAAAAATTCTTGCTGATGTGCTGCTTACAGAGTCAGACTTTCAAAATGCCCAAGGTCATTTTGAGGCACTGGTAGAAAAAGAACCCCGGAATATGGAATTTCTTGTTAACCTGGCAACGTGTTATTACAACACCGATTCTGCAGATGAGCTTGCAGAGACAGATAAGAAAATTGTTGAGTTGGATCAGGGTAATTCTGAAAGCCGTCTGAGACTTGCTCGTTATGCCGATGAAAACAACGATACCGAAACAGCGCTGTCGATGTATTTAGATCTTGCAGAACTTACTCCTGAAGATGCGGAAGTGTTCCGCCGTTTATTTCATCTTCATCAGCAAAAAGGAGAGAAACAGGCTTCAGTAGATGCATTGAGGACCTATCTTGAGCTTAATCCACAGGATGCTGTGGCTCAGCGTGATTTGGGGGATGCTCTGTATGAAATGGATCAATTGGACGGTGCGCTTGTAGCTTACAGAGCTGCTATCGAAATCGACCCCGATATCAAAGGGTTTTATCAAAGGTATGCTGAAATAGTCATAGCCAAAGGAGAAGAGGGCGAGGTTATAACCGCTTTAACTGGTGTAATAGAATCTGGAGATGCCGACTTTTCCACATATACTACCCTGGGGATGATTTACCAGCGACGGGGAAATCATGAGGAAGCAATCGACATGTATCAGGATGCTCTTCAGCTCGACCCTACAAACACTGATGCACTTTCAGCACTGGCAAGAAGTCAGGCTGCAAGTGGTGATGTAAACGGAGCGATCATTACCTACGAACAAACGGTAATGATGAATTCCGAAGCTGTTGAAGAATACAAAGAATTGGGTGAGCTGTATCAGGGACAGGGTAGAGAAGCGGAAGCATTAAGAGCGTTCAGACGCTATTTGGATAGAAATCCAGATGACGTTGAACTGGCCAAGACAGTGGGAGAAGCTTCCTTTGAAAATGAAGAATTTGAGGATGCAGCCAAATATCTTGAACCGGTAACAAAGGTATCAAATGATATAGAGTTGCTGATTATGTATGCTGAGGCATGTTTTAAATCAGGAAGGTATAGCCAGGCTGCCCAGACCATTAAAGAATTCAGAGACAGACGACTGAGGGTACCAACACTGAGGCGAATGTTGATGATGTTGGCTCAATCCTATGAAAATGATGAAGATATGGAAAATGCTGCTAAAGCATACCTGGATTATATCTCTGTTCCGGGTACAGAAGATGCCGATGCTGCATATAAAACAGCCAATCTTCATGAAGAAATCGACATCTCCAAAGCCATAACTATTTACGAAAATAATATCAAATCCTATCCTCAGGATTTTCGCAATGTGTTGAGGTTGGGGCTGTTGTATGCTGAAGATGAAGAAAACCAGGAGAGGGCAGTTGCGCTGCTGGAGCAAAGTACCGAGTTTGCCGATTCGTTGCCTGAGGTTTGGCTTGAAATGGCCCAGGTACATGGTAATTTGGGTAATGAGGATCAGGAGCTTGAGGCGTATCAAAATTATGTTCAAGCAGATCCCCAGCATCTGGAGGCCAACAAAAGAATTGGTATTCTCCTTATGCGAAAGGGTGAAGTAAACGAGGCGCTTATTAATCTGGAAATCGCAAATACTTTAGAGCCCAATGATCCTGATGTTATGGCAATGCTTGCAAGAGGCTACATTTCTACTGAGAGAGTAGAAAAAGCTATTGAGCTTCTTGAGAAAGCAAAAGTGGTGCGAAGTGATGACCCGGATATTCGCTATCAGCTGTTTCAGCTCTATGAAAAAACAGGACAGACCGAAAAGGCACAGGCCGAAATTGAAGAACTGGTGGAGTTGCAGCATGATAATCGTTTCCTTCTCATGTATGCTCAGGCCCTTATCTCACAGGAGAACTTTAGTGATGCTGAGGATGCGTTGTTAGATATCCTTGCCACCGATCCTGAAAATATCGATGCTCTGCTGCTGTTGGCGAGAGTCCAGCGCAAGCAGGAAAACTTCGAACAGGCACTTGAGACCTATGAGGAGATAGAATTCATAGATCGTAGCCATCCACGCGCCCTCTATGAAAGAGCTGAGACATACATTGAGATGAGCAGGTTTACCTGGGCTGAGACGTTTTATAATCGTGCTTTGCGCGCAGATCCGCAGTTTGCTGTTGCTAAGGTGGGACTTGCCCGATTGGCTAAGGTGAGACGAAACGAAGAGCTTTATCTGCAACTGCTCCAAGAAGCACGGGAGCTTGATCCGGATGATCCTGAGGTGCTTGAGGAGTTAAGAAAAGCAGGGAAATAG